A window of the Brassica napus cultivar Da-Ae chromosome A2, Da-Ae, whole genome shotgun sequence genome harbors these coding sequences:
- the LOC106423507 gene encoding RING-H2 finger protein ATL7, translated as MSYSDPNQNPIPETTNDTNSTEAVQQFKLYHALIFSIPICFTFIVLFVFYVIYLRRRSSSVDWSSLGMRGGGSFVSTNNLSKAELGLSKELREMLPIVIFKESYSINDSQCSVCLGDYQANEKLQQIPPCGHTFHMDCIDLWLTLHTTCPLCRLSLIPKSSLDRSQQNLETVSSISNSDGGGASAQPESQLVGEIVSHIDDGQEGDNDCT; from the exons ATGTCTTACAGTGATCCAAACCAAAACCCAATTCCAGAAACGACTAATGACACGAACTCGACTGAAGCCGTGCAACAATTCAAACTGTACCACGCTCTCATCTTCTCCATTCCCATTTGTTTCACATTTATCGTCCTCTTTGTCTTCTACGTCATTTATCTACGTCGACGAAGCAGCAGCGTCGACTGGTCTTCTCTTGGAATGCGTGGCGGTGGTAGCTTTGTTTCCACCAACAATCTCTCAAAG GCTGAATTAGGGCTGAGCAAAGAATTGAGAGAGATGCTTCCCATTGTCATCTTCAAAGAGAGTTACTCAATCAATGACTCACA ATGTTCAGTGTGTCTTGGGGACTACCAGGCAAATGAGAAGCTTCAACAAATTCCACCATGTGGGCACACTTTTCACATGGACTGTATTGATCTTTGGCTCACTTTGCACACAACTTGCCCTCTTTGCCGTCTCTCTCTTATCCCAAAATCTTCTCTAGACAGGTCCCAGCAGAACCTAGAGACTGTCTCCTCCATCAGTAACTCTGATGGAGGAGGAGCTTCAGCTCAACCAGAGTCCCAGTTAGTAGGCGAAATAGTAAGTCACATCGATGATGGCCAAGAAGGTGACAACGATTGTACATAG